In one window of Calypte anna isolate BGI_N300 chromosome 1, bCalAnn1_v1.p, whole genome shotgun sequence DNA:
- the TMEM168 gene encoding transmembrane protein 168, with amino-acid sequence MCRSLRYCLSHCLYTAMTKLEEANREVNMHLSVRYLGYLAKINLLVAICMGLYVRWEKTADALILVIFILGLFVLGIASILYYYFSMETASLSLSSLWFGFLLGLLCFLNNSTFKTDVKEEATKYLLLSSIVLRVLCALVERICGCVHHRPTLLTTVEFLELAGFAIASTTMLVEKSISIILLVVALAMLIIDLRMKSFLAIPNLAIFGAIASLLFFPSLQIPTNPFALACFFSCLISDPLLDVYFSGLSVTERWKPYLYRGKICRRLSVISVGVIELIFFILAAFKLRFLDLWYFVIPGFSIFGIFWMICHVIFFITLWGFHTKLNDCHKVYYTHRAETNSLDRVMASKGMRHFCLISEQLVFFSLVATAVLGAVSWQPTNGIFMSVFLIVLPLESMAHGLFHELGNCLGGTCVGYAVVIPTNFCSPDGQPTLLPPEHVQELNLRSTGMLNAIQRFFAYHMIETYGCDYSTSGLTFDTLHSKIKSFLELRTADGPRHDTYILYYSGHSHGTGEWALAGGDALRLDTLLEWWREKNGTFCSRLIIVLDCENSQPWVKEVKKVNDQYVAVQGAEMARVVDIEEADPPQLGDFTRQWVEYNCNPDSNISWSEKGRTVKAVYGVSKHWSDYTLHLPTGSDVAKHWMMYFPRITYPLVHLANWFCGLNLFWVCKACFRCLKRLKMSWFLPTVLDTGQGFKLVKS; translated from the exons ATGTGTAGGTCACTGCGTTACTGTCTTAGTCATTGTCTCTACACAGCAATGACAAAGCTAGAAGAAGCAAACAGAGAAGTGAACATGCACTTATCAGTCAGATACCTTGGCTATCTTGCCAAAATCAACTTACTGGTTGCCATTTGCATGGGCCTTTATGTCAGATGGGAAAAAACTGCAGATGCACTGATTTTGGTAATATTTATTCTGGGTCTCTTTGTTCTTGGAATTGCCAGCATACTGTACTACTATTTTTCAATGGAAACAGCAAGTCTGAGTCTCTCCagtctttggtttggttttttgctgggccttctctgttttcttaatAATTCTACCTTCAAAACCGATGTGAAAGAAGAAGCCACTAAAtatttgctgctttcttccaTTGTTTTAAGGGTATTATGTGCTTTGGTTGAGAGGATTTGTGGTTGTGTACATCATCGACCAACTCTGCTGACAACAGTTGAATTTTTGGAGCTTGCTGGCTTTGCAATCGCCAGCACAACTATGCTGGTAGAAAAATCTATTAGTATTATTCTGCTGGTCGTGGCTTTGGCCATGTTGATTATTGACTTACGTATGAAGTCTTTTTTGGCAATTCCAAATTTGGCAATTTTTGGAGCCATTGCATCCCTACTCTTTTTTCCATCACTGCAAATCCCCACAAACCCGTTCGCCTTGGCGTgtttcttcagctgcctcatTTCAGATCCTCTCCTCGATGTTTACTTCAGTGGACTTTCAGTTACTGAACGGTGGAAGCCCTACTTGTACCGTGGTAAAATATGCAGAAGGCTTTCTGTCATCTCAGTTGGGGTCATTGAACTGATCTTTTTCATACTTGCAGCCTTTAAACTACGCTTTTTGGATCTCTGGTATTTTGTGATACCCggtttttctatttttggaattttttgGATGATCTGTCACGTGATATTTTTTATAACTCTTTGGGGATTCCACACAAAACTAAATGACTGTCACAAGGTATACTATACCCATCGTGCAGAAACCAACAGCCTGGACAGAGTTATGGCATCTAAAGGAATGCGTCACTTCTGTTTAATTTCGGAACAGCTAGTGTTTTTCAGCCTTGTTGCAACTGCTGTTTTGGGGGCCGTTTCTTGGCAg ccaACCAATGGGATCTTCATGAGTGTATTTCTCATCGTTTTACCTCTGGAGTCGATGGCTCATGGGCTTTTTCATGAGCTGGGAAACTGCTTGGGAGGAACATGTGTTGGGTATGCTGTTGTGATTCCCACCAACTTCTGCAG CCCTGATGGCCAACCAACTCTTCTTCCACCTGAGCATGTACAAGAGTTAAATCTGAGGTCTACTGGCATGCTTAATGCCATCCAGAGATTTTTTGCATATCACATGATTGAGACGTATGGTTGTGATTACTCTACAAGTGGACTGACCTTTGATACCCTTCACTCCAAGATCAAATCTTTCCTTGAACTTCGGACAGCCGATGGACCCAGACACGATACCTACATTTTGTATTACAGTGGTCACTCACATGGCACTGGTGAATGGGCACTGGCAG GAGGTGACGCTTTACGACTCGACACACTTCTGGAGTGGTGGAGAGAAAAGAATGGCACTTTCTGTTCCCGACTCATCATTGTTTTAGACTGTGAGAACTCTCAGCCTTGGgttaaagaagtaaaaaaagtaaatgacCAGTATGTTGCAGTGCAAGGAGCAGAAATGGCCAGAGTTGTAGACATTGAGGAAGCTGACCCTCCCCAGCTTGGTGATTTCACCAGGCAATGGGTTGAGTACAACTGTAACCCTGACAGCAACATCAGCTGGTCCGAAAAGGGACGAACAGTGAAAGCAGTGTATGGTGTGTCAAAACACTGGAGTGACTACACTTTGCATTTGCCAACGGGAAGTGATGTTGCCAAACACTGGATGATGTACTTCCCGCGGATCACCTACCCATTAGTACATTTGGCAAACTGGTTTTGTGGTCTCAATCTGTTCTGGGTCTGTAAAGCGTGCTTTAGGTGCTTGAAAAGGTTGAAAATGAGTTGGTTTCTTCCCACAGTGCTCGATACAGGACAGGGATTCAAACTCGTCAAATCCTAA